From one Nitrospira sp. MA-1 genomic stretch:
- a CDS encoding VCBS repeat-containing protein: MGARITPASAVLDGPRGFTILQDVVGAAVVAFDGSNYLVVSDRYSDATLHDIIGARVNSDGHVLDEFPIFTAPGGQVLPSIAFDGNNYLVIWSDTRSGSPIGTDANIYGTRVSPLGLVLDPGGIPISTAPGSQGFNDVIFDGENYFAVWDDTRNGLGGFDLKIDIYGTRITPSGVLLDGSPDTGGIAISTHPRPQERPVVSFTGTEYFVTWGMSYFLDPPEGIFAARVSTGGVLLDGPPGVGGILISNPKNNDSKFVSPNSYFNGSNVLLSWINNRELGGTFKDLFGVLVSDTSHTPYDLNGDSNADILWRNTSDGNIAIWFMNGMATASFSFPGAVSLAWKIAGVGDVNADGKGDVIWHNQTSGAVAIWLMNGGTVTAVGFPGTAPTTWSIQAVGDINGDGKADLIWRNTSEGHTAIWFMNGTAMASSRFPGGVPMAWQIAQVGDVDGDGKAEVIWRHSTSGAVAIWLMNDGTVTGVGFPGAAPTAWRIQAVGDVDGDRRADLLWRNTRDGNTAIWFMNGTAVVAAAFRDGVPLVWQIEQAADVNGDSKADIIWRNAIRGTVAIWLMDGLTVTAVGFPGSVSTGWKIQP, encoded by the coding sequence GTGGGGGCTAGAATTACCCCGGCCAGTGCCGTACTTGACGGGCCAAGGGGATTCACGATTCTCCAAGATGTGGTGGGAGCTGCCGTTGTTGCGTTCGACGGTTCCAACTATCTTGTCGTGTCAGATAGATATAGTGATGCCACCCTTCACGACATCATTGGAGCCAGAGTGAATTCTGACGGACATGTGTTAGATGAATTTCCGATATTTACCGCCCCGGGTGGTCAAGTCTTACCTTCAATTGCATTTGATGGCAACAACTACCTCGTCATTTGGTCGGATACAAGAAGTGGATCACCCATAGGAACGGATGCCAATATTTATGGCACCCGGGTGTCTCCGCTGGGCCTGGTGTTGGATCCAGGGGGAATCCCGATCTCTACTGCTCCGGGTAGTCAAGGATTTAATGATGTCATTTTTGACGGAGAGAATTATTTTGCCGTCTGGGATGACACACGCAATGGTCTAGGCGGTTTTGATCTCAAAATAGACATTTATGGTACGCGCATAACCCCTTCCGGTGTATTACTCGATGGATCACCGGACACAGGGGGGATTGCTATTAGCACTCATCCCCGCCCTCAGGAGCGTCCTGTGGTCAGTTTCACTGGCACAGAATATTTTGTCACTTGGGGGATGTCATATTTTCTAGATCCCCCAGAAGGAATATTTGCAGCGAGGGTCTCTACTGGGGGTGTTCTCCTTGATGGGCCGCCTGGTGTTGGAGGGATACTGATAAGTAATCCGAAAAACAACGACTCCAAATTCGTTTCGCCTAATAGTTACTTCAATGGGAGCAATGTGCTTCTGAGTTGGATTAATAACAGAGAATTAGGTGGAACCTTCAAGGATCTCTTCGGTGTTTTGGTATCAGATACATCACATACCCCCTATGACCTGAATGGGGACAGCAATGCCGATATTCTCTGGCGTAACACCAGTGATGGCAACATTGCCATCTGGTTCATGAATGGGATGGCCACGGCCTCTTTCAGCTTTCCCGGTGCGGTATCCTTGGCTTGGAAAATCGCGGGGGTTGGCGATGTGAATGCAGATGGCAAAGGGGATGTCATCTGGCACAATCAGACCAGTGGCGCGGTTGCCATCTGGCTGATGAACGGCGGGACCGTGACAGCGGTGGGCTTTCCCGGTACCGCCCCGACGACTTGGAGCATTCAGGCCGTTGGGGATATCAACGGCGATGGCAAGGCGGACCTGATCTGGCGCAACACCAGTGAGGGTCATACGGCCATCTGGTTTATGAATGGGACCGCCATGGCTTCCTCCAGGTTTCCGGGCGGGGTGCCAATGGCCTGGCAGATCGCACAAGTGGGCGATGTGGATGGCGATGGCAAAGCGGAAGTCATTTGGCGCCATAGCACCAGTGGTGCAGTGGCGATCTGGCTGATGAATGACGGGACTGTGACAGGGGTGGGCTTTCCCGGCGCCGCCCCGACGGCGTGGAGGATTCAGGCGGTCGGCGATGTGGACGGTGATAGGAGGGCGGATCTGTTGTGGCGCAACACCAGGGATGGTAACACTGCCATTTGGTTCATGAATGGGACTGCTGTGGTTGCCGCAGCCTTTCGAGACGGTGTGCCCTTAGTGTGGCAGATTGAACAGGCGGCCGATGTGAATGGGGATAGCAAGGCCGACATCATTTGGCGCAATGCCATCCGCGGCACAGTGGCCATCTGGTTGATGGATGGGCTAACTGTGACGGCGGTAGGATTTCCCGGCAGTGTGTCGACGGGGTGGAAGATCCAACCGTAG
- a CDS encoding FG-GAP-like repeat-containing protein, protein MNDPNANMLRGPSQLPISFSLCVAGFLVVLLFGGLGLLAETDAATIVIVNKDSPGEGFNDPAPFTPVGGNTATTLGQARLKAFEYAANILAQGLVSTVGIRVDARIDSLGAGILGSAGPNTVHRNFPNAPVANTWYVQSLANKFAEQDLDLTTSDISATFSANFTNWYFGLDANPPAGQFDFVTVVLHEIIHGLGFLSLVDALTGETFLGGNDAFMRWLEHHGASPADYLSMTDLQRQSANVSWQNLHFVGASLQGASGTLTAGRTNTHVQMYAPNPVELGSSVSHFTNTIKPDQLMEPGIASGRAIHDLGLAQPLLQDLGWVFEADVSFPIRNDVNGDEKADLVWRNTSTWAVAIWLMNGPTIASSGSLGVVSSKWQVAGTGDVNEDGKADVIWRHSDTGTVAVWLMNGLTVMSVGFPGSVSLDWQIASVGDVNGDGRADVVWLNTSSGEVTIWLMSGSTIASSGHLGAVPLEWKMAGMGDMNADGKADLIWRNTLTGAVETWLMQGLTVLSIGFTGGVSTDWQIAGVGDVNDDGMGDLVWRKTSNGEVAIWLMNGVTLSSPGFFGVVPQGWEIANTSDVNGDGRADIIWRNKQTGTVAVWIMNGLAITSIGFPGSASTNWKIQH, encoded by the coding sequence ATGAATGATCCTAATGCCAATATGCTGAGAGGTCCCTCTCAGCTGCCGATATCCTTCAGCCTGTGTGTGGCTGGGTTTCTGGTTGTCTTACTCTTTGGCGGCCTTGGCCTCTTGGCCGAGACCGACGCAGCCACCATTGTTATTGTGAATAAAGATAGCCCTGGTGAGGGATTTAACGATCCTGCCCCTTTTACCCCAGTGGGTGGGAATACCGCGACAACGCTTGGGCAGGCGAGGTTGAAAGCCTTTGAGTATGCGGCAAATATTTTAGCGCAGGGATTGGTGAGTACGGTGGGCATTCGAGTCGATGCTCGAATTGATTCCTTAGGAGCAGGAATCCTGGGATCGGCTGGCCCTAATACCGTCCATCGGAATTTCCCCAATGCTCCGGTGGCGAATACCTGGTATGTTCAATCCTTGGCAAATAAATTTGCAGAACAGGACCTGGATCTGACTACCAGTGATATAAGTGCCACCTTCAGTGCAAATTTCACGAATTGGTATTTTGGGCTGGATGCCAACCCCCCAGCGGGACAATTTGATTTTGTCACCGTGGTACTTCATGAAATTATCCATGGCCTTGGGTTTTTGTCATTGGTCGACGCCCTGACTGGAGAGACATTCCTTGGAGGCAATGATGCTTTTATGCGCTGGTTAGAGCATCATGGAGCCAGCCCGGCCGATTATCTTTCAATGACCGACCTGCAACGGCAATCTGCGAATGTTTCTTGGCAGAATCTTCATTTTGTTGGTGCCAGTCTTCAAGGGGCATCTGGGACATTGACGGCCGGACGAACAAACACACATGTGCAAATGTATGCCCCGAACCCGGTTGAATTGGGTTCGTCGGTGTCTCATTTCACGAACACGATTAAGCCAGATCAGCTTATGGAGCCTGGAATAGCTTCCGGAAGGGCGATTCATGATCTCGGGTTGGCTCAACCTCTGTTGCAGGATTTAGGATGGGTATTTGAAGCTGACGTGAGTTTTCCAATTCGAAATGATGTCAATGGGGACGAAAAGGCAGACCTCGTCTGGCGCAATACCAGCACGTGGGCTGTTGCGATTTGGTTGATGAACGGTCCTACGATTGCTTCCTCCGGTTCATTGGGCGTGGTGTCGTCGAAGTGGCAGGTTGCCGGTACCGGAGATGTCAATGAGGATGGGAAAGCAGATGTGATCTGGCGCCACAGCGATACCGGAACGGTAGCGGTGTGGCTGATGAATGGTCTCACTGTCATGTCGGTGGGTTTTCCGGGTAGTGTCTCTCTGGATTGGCAAATAGCGAGTGTGGGTGATGTTAACGGCGATGGGAGGGCAGACGTCGTTTGGCTAAACACGAGTAGTGGAGAAGTGACGATTTGGTTAATGAGCGGCTCCACGATTGCTTCTTCCGGCCACTTGGGTGCGGTGCCGTTGGAGTGGAAAATGGCCGGAATGGGAGATATGAATGCCGATGGAAAAGCGGATCTTATATGGAGGAATACCCTTACCGGCGCAGTGGAAACGTGGCTAATGCAGGGGCTCACGGTCCTGTCAATAGGTTTCACCGGTGGGGTCTCCACGGATTGGCAGATTGCGGGGGTGGGTGATGTGAATGATGACGGGATGGGGGATTTGGTTTGGCGCAAAACGAGTAACGGGGAGGTTGCAATTTGGTTGATGAATGGAGTGACTCTCAGTTCGCCGGGGTTTTTTGGCGTGGTGCCTCAGGGGTGGGAGATTGCTAACACCAGTGATGTCAATGGGGATGGGCGCGCAGATATTATTTGGCGTAATAAGCAGACGGGTACGGTGGCGGTGTGGATAATGAATGGGCTCGCAATCACGTCGATAGGCTTTCCGGGAAGTGCCTCAACCAACTGGAAAATTCAGCATTAG
- a CDS encoding fibronectin type III domain-containing protein, translating into MADDQGFSRVGVPRPHSSRFAVSLLWAIVIFLCFSHSNALAGEVTLAWNPPSAEYGGFIIAYGTSSGSYTQNQDVGSQAIYTLTSLIPGQTYYIAVKAYDRNRKIESPYSNQVSVTVPIVAARPAPPRNVQVY; encoded by the coding sequence ATGGCAGACGATCAAGGTTTCTCTCGAGTAGGTGTTCCCCGTCCCCATTCTTCCCGATTCGCGGTTAGTTTATTATGGGCCATTGTCATTTTTCTCTGCTTCTCCCACTCCAATGCATTGGCGGGAGAAGTCACCCTAGCCTGGAATCCTCCTTCCGCTGAATATGGAGGATTTATCATAGCCTACGGGACTTCAAGCGGCAGTTATACTCAGAATCAAGATGTCGGATCCCAAGCCATCTATACCTTAACAAGCCTGATTCCCGGTCAAACGTATTATATTGCGGTCAAGGCATACGACCGGAATCGGAAAATCGAAAGTCCCTATTCGAACCAGGTCAGTGTTACTGTGCCTATTGTTGCGGCACGCCCTGCTCCTCCTCGGAATGTCCAAGTTTATTGA